A genome region from Microbacterium sp. CGR2 includes the following:
- a CDS encoding sigma-70 family RNA polymerase sigma factor: MSSRTQRNSLIEANLPLVGYLAAETHARATHIPRDELAAVGALALVTAADAFDPTMGVPFGAYARRRILGAFADEMRSMDWATRGIRKRIKETVLVRDTLTAALGRTATVTEIATAMGAAKDEVSEALGDAARTMTTLDDPAARDVAARIPLPEESALVGERREVLTHAVAALPERMRKIVQAVYIDERPVKEIAEELGVSHSAVSQQRSEAIRLLRDALDRYYTEGQAPAATARVSPAAHDAFFTRIAEAGGARIASVFRATAPV, from the coding sequence ATGTCGTCGCGCACACAGCGCAATAGCCTTATAGAGGCAAACCTCCCTCTGGTCGGTTACCTGGCAGCCGAGACCCATGCCCGCGCCACCCACATCCCCCGCGACGAGCTCGCGGCCGTCGGCGCCCTCGCGCTCGTGACTGCCGCCGATGCTTTCGACCCGACGATGGGTGTGCCTTTCGGCGCGTACGCGCGCCGCCGCATCCTCGGTGCTTTCGCCGACGAGATGCGCTCCATGGACTGGGCCACCCGCGGCATCCGCAAGCGCATCAAGGAGACCGTGCTGGTCCGCGACACGTTGACGGCCGCCCTGGGGCGGACCGCGACCGTCACAGAGATCGCCACGGCGATGGGAGCTGCCAAGGACGAGGTCTCCGAGGCGCTCGGCGACGCCGCTCGCACCATGACCACTCTCGACGATCCCGCTGCCCGTGACGTGGCGGCCCGGATCCCGCTGCCCGAGGAGTCGGCGCTCGTGGGAGAACGCCGGGAGGTGCTCACGCACGCCGTGGCCGCTCTCCCCGAGCGGATGCGGAAGATCGTGCAGGCCGTCTATATAGACGAACGGCCGGTCAAGGAGATCGCCGAGGAGTTGGGCGTCAGCCACTCCGCAGTGTCGCAGCAGCGCTCCGAAGCGATCCGCCTCCTCCGCGATGCGCTCGACAGGTACTACACCGAAGGGCAGGCCCCCGCCGCGACGGCGCGGGTCTCGCCGGCCGCGCACGACGCGTTCTTCACTCGCATCGCCGAGGCCGGTGGTGCGCGCATCGCGAGCGTCTTCCGGGCGACGGCTCCGGTCTAG
- a CDS encoding flagellar protein FlgN produces the protein MGANELSMQLWRERELLEMLLFKLDEQQLLLAAGRSQWIQFAAREIDQVLDRLRDSSLSRAVEVAGVAEEWGAPESMTIRELVEIAPEGAWRDVLADHMRALTRLAAEVEQMRDANAEQLSGVLRATQETIAALGLDTGEYTTRGDRAREDAARIVDTEM, from the coding sequence ATGGGAGCCAACGAACTATCGATGCAGCTATGGCGTGAGCGAGAGTTGCTCGAGATGCTGCTGTTCAAGCTCGATGAACAGCAGTTGCTGCTTGCCGCCGGCCGATCCCAATGGATCCAGTTTGCCGCACGGGAGATCGATCAGGTCCTTGATCGGCTGCGAGATTCGAGTCTGTCGCGCGCCGTCGAGGTCGCGGGCGTCGCGGAGGAATGGGGCGCCCCCGAGAGCATGACGATCCGCGAGCTGGTCGAGATCGCGCCGGAGGGCGCGTGGCGCGACGTTCTCGCTGACCACATGCGAGCCCTCACCCGCCTGGCCGCCGAGGTCGAGCAGATGCGCGATGCCAACGCCGAGCAGCTCAGCGGCGTCCTCCGCGCCACGCAGGAGACGATCGCGGCGCTGGGTCTGGACACCGGCGAGTACACCACCCGAGGCGACCGCGCGCGTGAAGATGCCGCGCGTATCGTCGACACCGAGATGTGA
- the flgK gene encoding flagellar hook-associated protein FlgK: MSTFSGLNTAASGLAAARRGMDVVGQNIANQTTDGYTRQRVTTSSVAAIAQTGRFSAGALPGHGVSIDGVARLGDALLDARVRDTLGASGFWSTRAVAATAVEASLAEPTKNGLAARMTAFWAGWQDLANTPDSGAAASSVLESAKELASHIAGGYRMVANQWSDARAAADRTVTQVNAAADQIAVLNREIRDALASGRSANELMDQRGVLAQTVARLSGAGATIESDGTMTVRIDGNALVSGTDSRHLALSGPTSIDAGQRFTVSWESDPGLPVSIGAGELGGSLSVLAPAADGGLLAQVAAGYNSAATALADSLNTQHRAGVTSSGQPGGDFFAVSATGPAALGLTVAVDAASDLALAAPGAGAWDATNADLISEIGLRATSPDAVWSDQVTRLGVSTAADVQRAGVSESAAVAAARAQQSVAAVDGDEETISLLTYQTAYQAAARVMTAVDEALDVLINRTGLVGR; encoded by the coding sequence ATGTCGACTTTCAGTGGATTGAACACGGCCGCCAGCGGGCTGGCGGCCGCCCGACGCGGGATGGATGTGGTCGGACAGAACATCGCCAACCAGACCACGGACGGTTACACGCGTCAGCGCGTGACGACCTCGTCGGTGGCGGCGATCGCTCAGACCGGTCGGTTCAGCGCGGGAGCCCTGCCCGGGCACGGCGTCTCGATCGACGGAGTGGCGCGTCTCGGCGACGCCCTGCTCGATGCGAGGGTGCGCGACACTCTCGGCGCTTCCGGTTTCTGGTCAACGCGCGCCGTCGCCGCCACCGCGGTCGAGGCCTCGCTCGCCGAGCCCACCAAGAACGGGCTCGCGGCACGAATGACCGCCTTCTGGGCCGGATGGCAAGACCTCGCGAACACGCCGGATTCTGGCGCCGCCGCCTCGAGCGTGCTGGAGTCCGCGAAAGAACTCGCGTCGCACATCGCGGGTGGCTACCGCATGGTCGCGAACCAGTGGAGCGATGCCCGCGCCGCGGCCGACCGCACGGTCACCCAGGTGAACGCCGCGGCCGATCAGATCGCGGTGCTCAACCGTGAGATCCGCGACGCCCTCGCGTCCGGCCGCTCGGCCAACGAACTCATGGACCAGCGCGGCGTCCTCGCCCAGACGGTCGCCAGACTGTCCGGGGCCGGGGCCACGATCGAGAGCGACGGGACGATGACCGTGCGCATCGACGGCAACGCGCTCGTGTCCGGCACCGACTCGCGTCATCTCGCTCTTTCCGGTCCGACGTCCATCGACGCCGGCCAGCGTTTCACCGTCTCCTGGGAATCCGACCCGGGCCTTCCCGTCTCGATCGGTGCGGGTGAGCTCGGCGGTTCGCTCTCGGTCCTCGCTCCCGCAGCAGACGGTGGTCTGCTCGCGCAGGTCGCCGCCGGCTACAATTCCGCAGCGACGGCACTGGCCGATTCACTGAACACGCAGCACCGCGCCGGCGTCACCTCGTCCGGGCAGCCGGGCGGAGACTTCTTCGCGGTCAGTGCCACCGGTCCGGCCGCACTCGGTCTGACGGTCGCGGTGGACGCGGCATCCGACCTCGCCCTGGCCGCGCCGGGAGCCGGCGCCTGGGATGCGACGAACGCCGATCTGATCTCCGAGATCGGACTCCGCGCCACTTCTCCGGATGCCGTGTGGTCCGACCAGGTCACCCGCCTCGGCGTGTCGACGGCCGCCGACGTGCAGCGTGCCGGGGTCTCCGAATCGGCGGCAGTCGCGGCTGCCCGTGCCCAGCAGTCCGTCGCGGCCGTCGACGGCGACGAGGAGACGATCAGTCTGCTCACCTACCAGACCGCCTACCAGGCCGCAGCCCGGGTGATGACCGCTGTGGATGAGGCGCTCGACGTCCTCATCAACCGCACCGGTCTCGTCGGACGCTGA